A window of the Erpetoichthys calabaricus chromosome 10, fErpCal1.3, whole genome shotgun sequence genome harbors these coding sequences:
- the usp1 gene encoding ubiquitin carboxyl-terminal hydrolase 1 — translation MPGLMQSDANGASKAKPVKNRLSLKFFQKKETKRTLDLSDSQEEEHKPSESVIAESSDQVVPAPPPPTSPHTYEKRENLVPFVGLNNLGNTCYLNSILQVLYYCPGFKAGIAHLHKLCTRKRERQKDEDKEKEIVSEDTPASLELLVNFHNLLVSLDQLQSSFVVNPEKYTDGELAIPPRRLVHTLRQLNPMYEGYLQHDAQEVLQCMLGYIQEACDALKAEYKVAEKSTDNCDSPVASGVVNEAGECSVLPKSIKTEEDDVQENGNRCGGDSPAEGKGNGKRKNESDIGNPKKKSKSHKMQKLPVDNKHFTRSKRKSLNENMEENESESDGNGENASAKPAKKTKRPKLGWLKTSSKQPTIFSRFRSVGKLTTNNGNKPQEKEVTQKEASPEMAATDTENTKKLSSLPDSAAKSEEKKPSEEELHFNLLQRLFQGQLVLRTRCLECECYTERREDFQDISVPVQENESHTVQDISEISPDPKMELKTLKWAISQFASVERIVGEDKYFCETCHHYTEAERSLLFDKTPEIVTIHLKCFAANTSEFDPYAGLSKVNTPLQTPLLLSLDEWCTKPSKQHYELFAVVMHSGVTISSGHYTTYVKMMDLQNLTKDNEGSVRLEPLDEREARSFDPQDYDDGEVSFSTNSNSHNTSSKGNAKKSSDSIGLLGGQRSISSFEMGGTKVVNPEKQMGVTTEAEHVGQNVTNGLVDDASESNKEDVTAHTSSTPADCAERPSHCSLTDYEGRWLLFDDSEVRLVEEGEFLSSCSPISNSTSTPYLLFYKKSSPC, via the exons CTCTGACCAGGTTGTTCCTGCACCGCCTCCCCCAACATCTCCTCATACTTACGAAAAGAGGGAAAATCTTGTTCCTTTTGTTGGACTAAATAACCTTGGAAATACTTGCTATCTTAACAGTATTTTACAG GTTTTATACTACTGTCCTGGGTTCAAAGCGGGGATTGCTCACTTACATAAACTGTGTACAAGGAAAAGAGAGCGGCAAAAAGATGAGGATAAAGAAAAG GAAATTGTATCGGAAGACACCCCAGCAAGTCTCGAGTTGCTTGTCAATTTTCATAACCTGTTAGTATCCTTGGATCAACTTCAGTCCAGCTTCGTGGTTAATCCAGAAAAATATACTGATGGAGAACTTGCAATTCCACCCAGGAGACTGGTGCACACACTCCG gcAGCTCAATCCAATGTATGAAGGATATCTGCAACATGATGCACAAGAGGTGCTTCAGTGCATGCTGGGATATATCCAGGAAGCCTGTGATGCTTTAAAAGCAGAATACAAGGTTGCTGAAAAATCTACAGATAACTGTGACTCTCCAGTGGCATCCGGTGTAGTTAATGAAGCAGGTGAATGCAGCGTGTTACCAAAAAGCATCAAAACTGAGGAAGATGATGTACAAGAAAATGGCAATAGATGTGGTGGGGATTCCCCTGCCGAAGGAAAAGGCAACGGAAAGCGAAAAAACGAGTCAGATATTGGAAATcctaaaaagaaatcaaaatctcATAAAATGCAGAAGTTGCCAGTAGACAATAAGCACTTCACGAGATCAAAAAGGAAATCCCTCAATGAAAATATGGAGGAGAATGAAAGTGAATCTGACGGAAATGGTGAAAATGCATCAGCAAAGCCTGCCAAGAAAACCAAGCGGCCTAAATTGGGGTGGCTAAAGACCTCCAGCAAGCAGCCCACTATTTTCTCCAGGTTCCGTAGTGTGGGAAAGTTAACGACAAATAATGGGAATAAACCACAAGAGAAGGAAGTCACGCAGAAAGAGGCTTCGCCAGAAATGGCAGCTACAGATACAGAAAATACCAAGAAACTGAGCTCTTTACCTGATTCAGCTGCTAAGTCGGAAGAAAAAAAACCAAGTGAAG AGGAGCTCCATTTTAATCTGCTGCAGAGGTTATTTCAGGGCCAGCTGGTCCTCCGGACGCGGTGCTTGGAGTGCGAGTGCTACACTGAACGCAGAGAGGACTTCCAAGACATCAGCGTCCCAGTGCAGGAGAACGAGTCGCACACAGTCCAGGACATTTCTGAAA TTTCTCCTGATCCCAAGATGGAATTAAAGACCCTCAAATGGGCCATCTCACAATTTGCATCTGTGGAAAGGATCGTTGGGGAAGACAAGTATTTTTGTGAGACCTGCCACCACTACACGGAAGCTGAACGAAGCCTTCTGTTTGACAAGACGCCCGAAATCGTAACCATTCATCTCAAGTGCTTTGCTGCCAACACCTCTGA GTTTGATCCTTACGCTGGCCTGTCCAAAGTGAACACTCCATTGCAGACCCCACTACTACTGTCCCTGGACGAGTGGTGCACAAAGCCATCGAAACAGCACTATGAACTGTTTGCTGTTGTGATGCACAGCGGAGTCACCATCAGCAGCGGTCACTACACAACGTACGTCAAAATGATGGACCTGCAGAACCTTACCAAGGATAACGAAGGCTCTGTCAGGCTGGAGCCGCTGGACGAGAGGGAGGCAAGATCATTTGACCCTCAGGACTACGATGATGGAGAGGTCTCGTTCAGCACAAACAGCAACTCCCACAACACCTCGAGCAAAGGCAACGCTAAGAAGTCATCTGACAGCATTGGACTGCTGGGTggccagagaagcatctccagCTTTGAAATGGGTGGCACCAAAGTGGTCAACCCTGAGAAGCAAATGGGAGTAACGACCGAAGCCGAACACGTGGGACAGAACGTTACTAATGGACTTGTGGACGACGCATCAGAGTCGAATAAAGAAGACGTCACTGCACACACAAGCAGCACTCCTGCCGACTGCGCCGAGCGGCCATCTCACTGCAGTCTTACGGATTACGAGGGCAGATGGTTGCTGTTTGACGACTCTGAGGTAAGACTTGTTGAGGAGGGGGAATTTCTAAGTTCATGCTCCCCCATCTCCAACTCGACATCCACACCGTATCTCCTCTTCTACAAGAAGAGCTCGCCGTGTTGA